A part of Molothrus aeneus isolate 106 unplaced genomic scaffold, BPBGC_Maene_1.0 scaffold_30, whole genome shotgun sequence genomic DNA contains:
- the LOC136569871 gene encoding putative nuclease HARBI1, whose translation MSHAVLLLRRLRHRHRERNRDSDEEQDCDREQDCDRDREQDCDRDREQGCDRDREQHRERDEPHERDRDELHERSRDQCRAHDRHPAPTRISLPAPSAAPPSPIPRRGRRRRRPYPAQRIYRVRCSFLELSDEQALRRCRLDRAAIAALCRELGADLQSLTGRSHALPVAVKVTSALAFLASGSFQTASRLSTGISQSAMSNCLAQFLAALQRRAGRYIAFPPPPAPPGDAPALPGVLGLVGAMHVALRAPADNEPLFRNAANFHSINMQVVCDRQGHITNVVAKFPGSCANATVLENSALARLMEGSRPEGVWLLGDGSYPLKPWLLTPIAGPRGAAELRYNALHSRTLAPLRRTLGLLRRRFRCLAGGGLQYSPPKVCQIFLACCILHNIALRRRVPLEPPEGLPPAPGHPEPPPQPPPPPGPGAREGRAVRARVVQQVREGMG comes from the exons ATGTCCCACGcggtgctgctgctgcggcggctccggcaccggcaccgggaacGGAACCGGGACAGCGACGAGGAACAGGACTGCGACCGAGAGCAGGACTGTGACAGAGATCGGGAGCAGGACTGTGACAGAGACcgggagcagggctgtgacaggGACCGGGAGCAGCACCGGGAGCGGGATGAACCCCACGAACGGGACAGGGATGAACTCCACGAACGGTCCCGCGATCAGTGCCGCGCTCACGACCGGCACCCCGCACCCACCCGGATCTCCCTCCCCGCTCCCTCCGCTGCTCCCCCATCCCCGATcccccgccgcggccgccgccgccgccgcccgtaCCCAGCCCAACGCATTTACCGGGTGCGCTGCTCCTTCCTGGAGCTGAGCGACGAGCAGGCGCTGCGGCGCTGCCGCCTGGACCGTGCGGCCATCGCGGCGCTGTGCCGGGAGCTCGGTGCCGACCTTCAGAGCCTCACGGGCCGCAGCCACGCTCTGCCCGTGGCCGTCAAAGTCACCTCGGCCTTGGCCTTCCTGGCCTCGGGCTCCTTCCAGACGGCGTCGCGCCTCAGCACGGGCATCAGCCAGTCGGCCATGTCCAACTGCCTGGCGCAGTTCCTGGCGGCCTTGCAGCGGCGGGCGGGCCGCTACATCGCCTTccccccgccgcccgcgcctCCCGGGGAcgccccggcgctgcccggggTTCTGGGCTTGGTGGGCGCCATGCACGTGGCGCTGAGGGCACCGGCCGATAACGAGCCCCTGTTCCGGAACGCCGCCAACTTCCACTCCATCAACATGCAGGTGGTGTGCGACCGCCAGGGCCACATCACCAACGTGGTGGCCAAGTTCCCCGGCTCGTGCGCCAACGCCACCGTGCTGGAGAACTCGGCCCTGGCGCGCCTGATGGAGGGCAGCAGGCCCGAGGGGGTCTGGCTGCTGG GTGACGGCTCGTACCCGCTGAAGCCGTGGCTGTTGACACCCATCGCGGGCCCGCGGGGCGCGGCCGAGCTGCGCTACAACGCGCTGCACTCGCGCACTCTGGCCCCGCTGCGCCGCACGCTGGGGCTGCTGCGCCGCCGCTTCCGCTGCCTGGCGGGCGGGGGGCTCCAGTACAGCCCCCCCAAGGTCTGCCAGATCTTCCTGGCCTGCTGCATCCTGCACAACATCGCCCTGCGCCGCCGCGTCCCCCTGGAGCCCCCCGAGGGgctcccgcccgcccccggccaccccgagccccccccgcagccgccgccgcccccggggccgggggctcgAGAGGGGCGGGCGGTGAGGGCCAGGGTGGtgcagcaggtcagggaggggatgggctga